The genomic DNA GAACTACAAGTACACGCTCATGATCGTGGGCTTCCTGCTGCTGCTGTCGCCGCTGGTTCCGGGCCTCGGCCAGGAGATTTACGGCAGCCGCATCTGGCTGCATATCGGCAGCTACTCCTTCCAACCGGGCGAGATCGCCAAAATCGTCATCGTGCTGTTCCTGGCGGGCTACCTCGCGCAGAACCGCGAGATGCTGTCGGTGTTCACCTGGCGCGTGGGCCCGTTCAGGCTTCCCGACATCCGAACGTTGCTGCCGCTGCTGCTGATGTGGGGCATCGCGCTGGTCATCGTCGTGTTCGAGAAGGATCTGGGCAGCGCGCTCGTGTTCTTCTTCGTGTTCCTGGTCATGCTGTACGTGGCTACGGGAAAGAAGTTCTACCTGGTCATCGGTTTGGGTCTCATCGCCATCGGCGGCATCGGCGCGTTCATGGCCTTCGGCCACGTGCAGGTGCGCGTGAACACCTGGCTCGACCCCTTCGCCGATGCGCAGAACACGGGCTACCAGCTGACGCAGGCCATCTACTCCATCGCGGACGGCGACTTGTTCGGCGTCGGCATCGGGCGCGGCCTGGCGGATCAGATCCCCGTCGTTGAGAGCGACTTCATCTTCGCGGCCATCGCAGAAGAGATCGGCCTTCTGGGCGCGGCCGGCGTGCTGCTGCTGTTCCTGTGCTTCGCCGTGCGCGGCTTCGTGACGGCGGCGCGCGCGAAGAGCGACGTCAGCTCGTTTGTGGCCGTGGGTCTCACGTCCATGATCGTGCTGCAGGCGTTCATCATCGTAGGCGGCGTGACCAGGCTCATCCCGCTGACGGGTCTTACCCTGCCCTTCATCAGCCAGGGCGGCTCGTCGCTTTTGGCCAGCTTCATCATCGTAGGCTTCCTGCTGCGCTGCGGCGACGAGGGCACGGGCGTGGGTCAGGAGATGGCCAGCGCCACCACCTCGCTGCACGCCAACAGCGTACTGGGCCGCGTGTCGCTGGGCAAGCGCCTGAACCACAGCATGCTCTTGTGCTCCGCCCTGTTCGCGCTGCTGGTAGCGAACCTCACGCTCATCATGGTGGTGCAGGCCGACTATTACCAGAACATGCCGGGAAACAACCATACGCTTGCGAAAGAAGCGCGCTCGGAGCGCGGCACCATCGCCACGTACGACGGCGTGGTGTTAGCGCGCAGCGTGAAGGAGGAAGACGGCACCTACGAGCGAGAGTACCCGGCGGGCGACTTGGCCAGCCACGTGGTAGGCTACTCGTCGCCTCAGTTCGGCAACTCCGGCATCGAGAAGGCGTACAACGACACGCTGAAAGGCGAAGAGAACTTCGCATCGTGGACCGACGTGCTGAACTCGTTCGCCGGCATCGGCACCGCGGGAAACGACGTGACGCTCACCCTCAACTCGAAGATCCAGCAAGCCGCGCAGGATGCGCTTGCCGGACGCAAGGGCGCGTGCGTGGTGATGGATCCCGACACAGGCGCCATCCTGGCCATGGCCTCGGCTCCCACATACAACGCGGCCGACTTCGCGGCGGTCATCGAGCAGGCGAACGCGAACCCTGACGACAGCACCCTCGTCGATCGCGCGGCAGGATCGCTGTACGCACCGGGCTCCACGTTCAAGATCGTCACGCTGGCCACCGCGCTCGAGGACGACGTGGCCGGCGAGGACACGGTGTTCTCCTCGCCCGGCACCATGGAGATCGGCAACGCAACCGTCTCTAACTTCAACAAAGCGAACTACGGCAGCCTCACCTTGGCCCAAGCAACCGAGCTTTCGTCGAACACGGTGTTCGGCCAGCTAGGCGTAGAGATGGGCGCTGACAAGCTGGTCGCCGGAGCCGAGAGCTTCGGCTTCAACAAGGAGATCGACTTCCCGCTGTACACGCCCGAATCACTCATGCCCTCGGCCGAGGACCTGCAAAAGAGTCCCTGGGAGCTGGCATGGGCAGCCGCCGGCGAGCCGGTGGGAGACACCACGCGCCCCGGCCGCGAGAGCCCGGCCGGCCCCCAGGCCACCGTGCTCGAGATGGCCATGGTGGGCACAGCCATCGCCAACGACGGCGTCATCATGCAGCCCTACCTCGTCGACAGCGTGAACAACGCCAACGGCGAACGCAGCTTCTCGGCCTCTCCGACGAAACTGATGCAAGCCGTCAGCAAGACCACGGCCGGACGCGTGCGCGACGTGCTGCTGGGCGTCGTGCAGAACGGCACCGGCACCGCGGCCGCCATCCCCGGCATCGACGTAGCCGGCAAAACCGGCACCGCCGAGAAGGAGAACGGCAACGACAGCTGGTTCGTGGGCATGGCGCCGGCCGAGGATCCGCGCGTCGTGGTGGCCATCGTCATCGAGGACGGCGAAGAGGGAGTGGGAACCGCTAAAGCGCAGAATGTATTGAAAACAGCTTTGGAAGTTCAGGGACTTTTGTAGATAAGGTATGCTGATGGCCCGTATACTGTCTGGAAGAAGTATACAGCCCAGCATGTAACCTAAAGGAGCTAAAACGTGACCGGAAACATGATAGGCAGGGTATTCAACAACCGCTACCAGATAACCGAGCGCATCGGCATCGGCGGTATGGCAGAGGTGTACCGGGCGCAGGACAACGTGCTTGGCCGTCTGGTCGCCGTGAAGGTCATGCTGCCCCAATACGCCGCCGACCCGAACTTCACGCAGCGCTTCAAGCAGGAAGCCGCCGCTGCAGCCAACCTCCAGAGCCCCTACATCGTGAACGTGTACGATTGGGGTCAGGACGAGGGCACCTATTACATCGTCATGGAGTTCGTGCGCGGGTCCGACCTTAAAACCGCCATCATCGAGCGCGGCGCCATCAACCAGCGCAAAGTCGCCGAGATCGGCTCGCAGGTATGCCAGGCGCTTTCCGTGGCGCACGGACTGGACATCATCCACCGCGACATCAAGCCGCAGAACATCATGGTGCAGCCCGACGGCAACGTGAAGGTCATGGACTTCGGCATCGCGCGCGCGAAGAATTCCGTCATGACCCAAACCTCCTCGGTGCTGGGCACGGCTCACTACATCTCCCCCGAGCAGGCGCAGGGCAAGGACCTCACCGCCACCAGCGACATCTACTCGCTGGGCATCGTGCTGTACGAGTCGGCCACGGGACGCTTGCCGTTCGACGGACCCGATGCCGTGAGCGTGGCCATGAAGCAGGTCAACGACCTGCCCGTGCCGCCGCGCGAGATCAACCCCGATATCGATCCCGCGCTCGAGGCCATCATCATGAAGGCCATCGCGAAGAACCCGGCCGACCGCTTCGCCACCGCGAAGGACATGCGCCTCGCGCTGAACGACTACCTGGCCGGACGGCCCGTCAACCTGGGCGAAGGCTTCACCAGCGCCGAGACCGTGGTCATGGGCGGCGTGGTGCCCCCCGTCGGCGTGGCCGACGGCACGGCCGTCATGCCCGCGATGGGCGGCGTCAGCCCCGCATCCCCCACCGCGGCGCAGCGCTCCTACAACGCGAACAACACCAGCGGGAAGAAGAACAACAAGAAGACCATCGCCATCGTCATCGGCATCATCGCGGCTCTTGCCGTGGTAGGCGGCATCGCGTTCGCCCTCATGTCGGGCAGCGGGAACGACAAAGACAAGGTCGCCGTTCCCAGCGTGGTAGGCCAGACGGTGGATCAGGCCACAGCCGCCATCGAAGGAGCCGGTTTCGAGCTGGGGAAGGTGGAGGAGTCGTTCGACGACAAGGTCGAATCCGGCAAGGTGATCAGCCAGGATCCGAAGGGCGACAGCAAGCAGGCCAAGGGCACTAAGATCAACCTCACCGTGTCGAAGGGCGTGCAAGAGATCACCGTGCCCGATCTGACGGGCATGACTGCCGATCAAGCGCAGAAAGCGCTCACGGCCAGCGGGCTGAAGTACGCAAAGGGAGCCGCCGAGTACTCCGACACCGTC from Eggerthella lenta DSM 2243 includes the following:
- the pknB gene encoding Stk1 family PASTA domain-containing Ser/Thr kinase encodes the protein MIGRVFNNRYQITERIGIGGMAEVYRAQDNVLGRLVAVKVMLPQYAADPNFTQRFKQEAAAAANLQSPYIVNVYDWGQDEGTYYIVMEFVRGSDLKTAIIERGAINQRKVAEIGSQVCQALSVAHGLDIIHRDIKPQNIMVQPDGNVKVMDFGIARAKNSVMTQTSSVLGTAHYISPEQAQGKDLTATSDIYSLGIVLYESATGRLPFDGPDAVSVAMKQVNDLPVPPREINPDIDPALEAIIMKAIAKNPADRFATAKDMRLALNDYLAGRPVNLGEGFTSAETVVMGGVVPPVGVADGTAVMPAMGGVSPASPTAAQRSYNANNTSGKKNNKKTIAIVIGIIAALAVVGGIAFALMSGSGNDKDKVAVPSVVGQTVDQATAAIEGAGFELGKVEESFDDKVESGKVISQDPKGDSKQAKGTKINLTVSKGVQEITVPDLTGMTADQAQKALTASGLKYAKGAAEYSDTVEKDHVARQDIAAGENVAKDTVVTYYLSLGSEGIEVPNVVGMSRGNAVTTLNNAGLIVDTDNYTYEASDQPEGTVLAQTPAAGSKLQKDGLVALTLSKGPEKKTFSVAVNANGGGKISASASSVTEGDSVTITITPDSGYEVASASGLDDVPKSGGTFTISNVKANVNVNVTFQAVTPSPTPDPKPTDDTNKN
- a CDS encoding FtsW/RodA/SpoVE family cell cycle protein yields the protein MTRRNVELVLLLVAAPVVALLFAMIAINQGQSLDMTTLGVPAAIFVAFVIAHLAVRKFAANADPALLPLSFALSGIGIAFVTSLAPNLAVGQVMWLFVGVACMVLVLVFVRNLDKVANYKYTLMIVGFLLLLSPLVPGLGQEIYGSRIWLHIGSYSFQPGEIAKIVIVLFLAGYLAQNREMLSVFTWRVGPFRLPDIRTLLPLLLMWGIALVIVVFEKDLGSALVFFFVFLVMLYVATGKKFYLVIGLGLIAIGGIGAFMAFGHVQVRVNTWLDPFADAQNTGYQLTQAIYSIADGDLFGVGIGRGLADQIPVVESDFIFAAIAEEIGLLGAAGVLLLFLCFAVRGFVTAARAKSDVSSFVAVGLTSMIVLQAFIIVGGVTRLIPLTGLTLPFISQGGSSLLASFIIVGFLLRCGDEGTGVGQEMASATTSLHANSVLGRVSLGKRLNHSMLLCSALFALLVANLTLIMVVQADYYQNMPGNNHTLAKEARSERGTIATYDGVVLARSVKEEDGTYEREYPAGDLASHVVGYSSPQFGNSGIEKAYNDTLKGEENFASWTDVLNSFAGIGTAGNDVTLTLNSKIQQAAQDALAGRKGACVVMDPDTGAILAMASAPTYNAADFAAVIEQANANPDDSTLVDRAAGSLYAPGSTFKIVTLATALEDDVAGEDTVFSSPGTMEIGNATVSNFNKANYGSLTLAQATELSSNTVFGQLGVEMGADKLVAGAESFGFNKEIDFPLYTPESLMPSAEDLQKSPWELAWAAAGEPVGDTTRPGRESPAGPQATVLEMAMVGTAIANDGVIMQPYLVDSVNNANGERSFSASPTKLMQAVSKTTAGRVRDVLLGVVQNGTGTAAAIPGIDVAGKTGTAEKENGNDSWFVGMAPAEDPRVVVAIVIEDGEEGVGTAKAQNVLKTALEVQGLL